The nucleotide window CATCTATAAATGGAAGTGGAACAGGTGAATTATTAGATGCAATTGCAGAAAAAATTCCTGCTCCAGAAGAAGTAGATTTAGAAAAGAAAGAATTACCAAGATTTGCAGTTGTGGGTAGACCAAATGCAGGTAAATCATCATTTATAAATGCTTTAATTGGTGAAGACAGAAATATTGTTACCAACATTGCAGGTACTACAAGAGATTCTATAGATACCAAATACAACAGATTTGGTTTCGATTTTAATTTAGTTGATACTGCAGGAATTCGTAAAAAATCTAGAGTAAAAGAAGATTTAGAATTCTATTCTGTAATGCGTGCTGTAAGATCTATTGAATATTCTGATGTAATTATTCTAGTAATAGATGCTACTCGTGGTTTTGAAGGGCAAGATCAAAATATATTTTGGTTGGCAGAAAAAAACAGAAAAGGAGTTGTTATTTTAATCAACAAGTGGGATTTGGTTGAAAAAGAAACCAATACTATGCGTGATTATGAAGCGAAGGTAAGAGAACAAATTGCACCATTTACAGATGTACCAATTGTTTTTATATCTGCATTAACAAAACAACGTTTATTTAAAGCTATAGAAACTGCTGTAGAAGTTTTTGAAAACAGAAAAAACAGAATACCTACAAGCAAGTTTAATGATGTAATGTTAGAGGTAGTTAAAAATTATCCTCCACCAGCAATAAAAGGTAAGTTTGTTAAGATAAAATACTGTATGCAACTACCTACGCAAACGCCTCAATTTGCGTTTTTCTGTAACTTACCTCAATATGTAAGAGATCCTTATAGACGTTTTGTAGAGAATAAATTACGTGAAATTTATAATTTTTCTGGAGTTCCAATAACTATCTATTTTAGACAAAAATAAGAAGCAATTATATTTTTTGTAACTTAAACTCAATTCGAGCGTCTAAAAGAGTACCATTTTATAATTTTTAAAGCATGAATATCATAAAATCAACTAAAATAGATGATGTAGAGTTACCATTACAACTCAATATTTCCTTTAAAAAAGTTTTCGTTTTATTTGAAAAATATGCCGAAAATAATTTTGCTCATCATCCTTATCATGATGCAGCAAAAA belongs to Polaribacter dokdonensis and includes:
- the der gene encoding ribosome biogenesis GTPase Der is translated as MNSIIAIVGRPNVGKSTLFNRLVQRREAIVDSVSGVTRDRHYGKSDWNGKEFSVIDTGGYAIGSDDIFEEEIRKQVALAIDEADLIVFVVDVEDGITPMDAEVAKLLRKVKKPIFIAVNKVDNAMRDADAVEFYNLGLGNYHTISSINGSGTGELLDAIAEKIPAPEEVDLEKKELPRFAVVGRPNAGKSSFINALIGEDRNIVTNIAGTTRDSIDTKYNRFGFDFNLVDTAGIRKKSRVKEDLEFYSVMRAVRSIEYSDVIILVIDATRGFEGQDQNIFWLAEKNRKGVVILINKWDLVEKETNTMRDYEAKVREQIAPFTDVPIVFISALTKQRLFKAIETAVEVFENRKNRIPTSKFNDVMLEVVKNYPPPAIKGKFVKIKYCMQLPTQTPQFAFFCNLPQYVRDPYRRFVENKLREIYNFSGVPITIYFRQK